The following are from one region of the Georgenia sp. M64 genome:
- a CDS encoding TadE family type IV pilus minor pilin, with translation MPDGGPRPAPGAGAQAGMVTAELALVLPAVVMVLLLLLTAGSAALTQVRVADAARAGARAAALGEPAAVVARVAEDLAGDRARVLVARDGAYVLVEVTSDLPGVMGLTDLRARAQARALPEPGT, from the coding sequence GTGCCGGACGGGGGCCCCCGTCCGGCACCGGGCGCCGGCGCCCAGGCCGGCATGGTCACCGCCGAGCTGGCCCTGGTGCTGCCGGCGGTGGTGATGGTGCTCCTCCTGCTGCTCACGGCCGGGTCCGCGGCCCTGACCCAGGTGCGCGTGGCCGACGCCGCCCGGGCCGGTGCCCGTGCCGCCGCTCTCGGCGAGCCCGCCGCGGTGGTCGCTCGGGTCGCGGAGGACCTCGCGGGCGACCGGGCCCGGGTGCTCGTCGCCCGGGACGGCGCCTACGTCCTCGTGGAGGTCACCAGCGACCTTCCCGGCGTGATGGGCCTGACCGACCTGCGGGCACGGGCGCAGGCGCGGGCGCTGCCGGAGCCGGGCACGTGA
- a CDS encoding Rv3654c family TadE-like protein, giving the protein MRPGAGPPGTRSHRRPGDRGAGSVLGLSLVAVVLVLAVGVTALAGAVHARGVAQTAADLGALAAAEVLHGRGGQTDPCGAAARVVRANGADPAGCVVRGDVVEVVARVAVPVGPAARATARAGPA; this is encoded by the coding sequence GTGAGGCCCGGTGCCGGCCCGCCCGGGACCCGCTCGCACCGCCGTCCGGGCGACCGGGGCGCGGGCTCGGTGCTCGGACTGTCGCTCGTCGCGGTCGTCCTCGTCCTGGCCGTGGGCGTCACCGCCCTGGCCGGGGCGGTGCACGCCCGGGGCGTCGCCCAGACGGCGGCGGACCTCGGGGCGCTCGCCGCCGCCGAGGTCCTCCACGGCCGGGGTGGACAGACCGACCCGTGCGGGGCGGCGGCGCGCGTGGTGCGCGCCAACGGCGCCGACCCGGCTGGGTGCGTGGTGCGCGGGGACGTGGTCGAGGTCGTCGCACGGGTCGCCGTGCCGGTGGGTCCCGCCGCGCGGGCCACCGCCCGGGCCGGACCGGCGTGA
- a CDS encoding HAD-IB family hydrolase — MGTDRRAAAFFDLDKTVLATSSSLALARPLLAAGLLRRGDVLRSAGAQLGYAFVAADHRRSDRIRQELSRTVNGWEVARFRDAVAAAVGTAVRPLVYLEALDLVGAHQDAGEDVVVVSASAREIVEPIAAMIGADHVIATTMAVADGRFTGRTEHYVYGPAKAAEMAALAQRHGYDLARSWAYSDSITDLPMLEVVGHPVAVNPDRALLRIARERGWQVRHFRRPVPLRPPPVRVLLALAGVATAVGGWFWATRPRSA; from the coding sequence ATGGGCACCGACCGGCGCGCCGCGGCGTTCTTCGACCTCGACAAGACGGTCCTCGCGACGTCGTCCTCCCTCGCGCTCGCCCGGCCCCTCCTCGCCGCGGGCCTTTTGCGCCGCGGCGACGTCCTGCGCTCGGCCGGGGCGCAGCTGGGCTATGCCTTCGTGGCCGCGGACCACCGCCGCAGCGACCGGATCCGGCAGGAGCTCTCCCGCACGGTCAACGGGTGGGAGGTCGCGCGGTTCCGGGACGCCGTCGCGGCCGCGGTGGGCACGGCCGTCCGGCCGCTGGTCTACCTCGAGGCTCTCGACCTGGTCGGCGCGCACCAGGACGCGGGCGAGGACGTGGTCGTCGTCTCGGCGTCGGCCCGCGAGATCGTCGAGCCGATCGCGGCGATGATCGGTGCCGACCACGTCATCGCGACGACGATGGCGGTGGCCGACGGCCGCTTCACGGGGCGGACGGAGCACTACGTCTACGGCCCCGCCAAGGCCGCCGAGATGGCCGCCCTCGCGCAGCGCCACGGGTACGACCTCGCGCGGTCGTGGGCGTACAGCGACTCGATCACCGACCTGCCCATGCTCGAGGTCGTGGGCCACCCGGTGGCGGTCAACCCGGACCGTGCGCTGCTGCGCATCGCCCGCGAGCGGGGCTGGCAGGTGCGCCACTTCCGGCGGCCGGTGCCGCTGCGCCCGCCGCCGGTCCGCGTCCTCCTCGCCCTGGCCGGCGTGGCGACGGCCGTGGGCGGCTGGTTCTGGGCGACGCGGCCGCGGTCCGCCTGA
- the acs gene encoding acetate--CoA ligase: MSQPDTAQTQGGLENLLHEHRSFPPSAEFAAQANATAEMYERADADREGFWAEQARELLTWSKDFTEVLDFSGAPVARWFGDGRLNAAYNAVDRHVEAGLGDRVAIHFEGEPGDTRALTYADLQEQVSRAAGALEALGVRKGDRVAIYLPMIPEAVVAMLACARIGAPHSVIFGGFSAEALNSRINDADARVVITADGGYRRGKASALKPAVDEALAKGTPVEHVLVVHRTGQDVDWTEGRDVSWEDALAAASPEHTPAEVDAEHPLFILYTSGTTGKPKGILHTTGGYLTQVAFTFRNVFDIKPETDVYWCTADVGWVTGHSYVTYGPLLNGATQVIYEGTPDTPHKGRWWEIVEKYKVSVLYTAPTAIRTAMKWGEDIPAGFDLSSLRLMGSVGESINPEAWMWYRRVIGGDRTPIVDTWWQTETGAMMISPLPGVTAAKPGSAQRPLPGIAADVLDEQARPVPDGGGGYLVLTAPWPAMLRGIWGDPERFRETYWSRFEGMYFAGDGAKKDEDGDVWLLGRVDDVMNVSGHRLSTTEIESALVSHPYVAEAAVVGANDDTTGQAVVAFVILRAEHVEKADEAGEGSDVVAELRAHVAKEIGPIAKPRSILVVAELPKTRSGKIMRRLLRDIAEGREAGDVTTLADSTVMSRISQGMHR; this comes from the coding sequence ATGTCCCAGCCCGACACCGCCCAGACGCAGGGCGGCCTGGAGAACCTCCTCCACGAGCACCGCTCGTTCCCGCCCTCGGCCGAGTTCGCGGCCCAGGCGAACGCGACCGCCGAGATGTACGAGCGCGCCGACGCCGACCGCGAGGGCTTCTGGGCGGAGCAGGCCCGTGAGCTGCTGACCTGGTCGAAGGACTTCACCGAGGTCCTGGACTTCTCCGGCGCACCGGTCGCCCGCTGGTTCGGCGACGGCCGGCTCAACGCCGCGTACAACGCCGTCGACCGCCACGTCGAGGCGGGGCTGGGCGACCGGGTCGCGATCCACTTCGAGGGCGAGCCCGGCGACACCCGCGCCCTGACCTACGCCGACCTCCAGGAGCAGGTCTCCCGGGCCGCCGGCGCGCTGGAGGCCCTCGGGGTCCGCAAGGGCGACCGCGTGGCGATCTACCTGCCGATGATCCCCGAGGCGGTCGTCGCCATGCTCGCCTGCGCGCGGATCGGCGCCCCGCACTCGGTGATCTTCGGCGGGTTCTCCGCCGAGGCGCTGAACAGCCGCATCAACGACGCCGACGCCCGCGTCGTCATCACCGCCGACGGCGGCTACCGCCGGGGGAAGGCGAGCGCGCTCAAACCCGCCGTCGACGAGGCCCTGGCCAAGGGCACGCCGGTCGAGCACGTCCTCGTCGTGCACCGCACGGGTCAGGACGTGGACTGGACCGAGGGGCGCGACGTCAGCTGGGAGGACGCCCTGGCCGCCGCGAGCCCGGAGCACACCCCGGCCGAGGTCGACGCCGAGCACCCCCTGTTCATCCTCTACACCTCCGGGACGACGGGGAAGCCCAAGGGGATCCTGCACACCACGGGCGGCTACCTCACCCAGGTGGCCTTCACGTTCCGCAACGTCTTCGACATCAAGCCCGAGACGGACGTGTACTGGTGCACCGCCGACGTCGGCTGGGTCACCGGCCACTCCTACGTCACCTACGGGCCCCTGCTCAACGGTGCGACCCAGGTGATCTACGAGGGCACCCCGGACACCCCGCACAAGGGCCGGTGGTGGGAGATCGTGGAGAAGTACAAGGTCTCCGTCCTCTACACCGCCCCCACCGCGATCCGCACGGCGATGAAGTGGGGCGAGGACATCCCCGCCGGGTTCGACCTGAGCTCCCTGCGGCTCATGGGCTCGGTGGGTGAGTCGATCAACCCCGAGGCGTGGATGTGGTACCGCCGGGTGATCGGTGGCGACCGGACCCCGATCGTGGACACCTGGTGGCAGACCGAGACCGGCGCCATGATGATCTCCCCGCTGCCGGGGGTCACCGCGGCCAAGCCGGGGTCCGCGCAGCGTCCGCTGCCGGGCATCGCCGCCGACGTCCTGGACGAGCAGGCCAGGCCCGTGCCGGACGGCGGTGGTGGGTACCTCGTGCTCACCGCGCCCTGGCCGGCGATGCTGCGGGGCATCTGGGGCGACCCCGAGCGGTTCAGGGAGACGTACTGGTCCCGCTTCGAGGGCATGTACTTCGCCGGCGACGGCGCCAAGAAGGACGAGGACGGCGACGTCTGGCTCCTCGGCCGCGTCGACGACGTCATGAACGTCTCCGGCCACCGCCTGTCGACGACGGAGATCGAGTCCGCGCTCGTCTCCCACCCGTACGTGGCCGAGGCCGCCGTCGTCGGGGCCAACGACGACACCACCGGGCAGGCGGTCGTCGCCTTCGTCATCCTGCGCGCCGAGCACGTCGAGAAGGCCGACGAGGCGGGCGAGGGGTCCGACGTCGTCGCGGAGCTGCGCGCGCACGTGGCCAAGGAGATCGGCCCGATCGCCAAGCCCCGGTCCATCCTCGTCGTCGCCGAGCTGCCGAAGACCCGGTCCGGGAAGATCATGCGCCGCCTCCTGCGCGACATCGCCGAGGGGCGCGAGGCCGGTGACGTCACGACGTTGGCGGACTCGACCGTGATGAGCCGGATCAGCCAGGGGATGCACCGCTGA
- the ssd gene encoding septum site-determining protein Ssd, which yields MGSSGKLQVVLRTGDEAVAAQVGRLTDLAGVGLLVVPPDRVLPAAAVVLDHERADLPALRVHVDPGRVGLVPGSPGEIPAVVELPGDTPVLLDLVVAAGTPHRARTVGVVAAHGGAGASVLAAALARAAVDDGAATALVDLDPAGGGLDVLLGLEHDPGRRWADLRAERGALLPERLALALPSWHLVRVLSGDQRGGVDPADLVARSAVRALGQGHDLVVLDLPRQVLAGGEAARTWLGWCGDVVLVAGGGVRGAAAARAGAAALGASGSRGHLVVRAGAVESEEVADHAGLGRAVRLREQRGLAAGVERGLAPGDQRRGPLRAAASSVLRDLGPWP from the coding sequence ATGGGGTCGTCGGGGAAGCTGCAGGTGGTGCTGCGCACGGGGGACGAGGCGGTCGCCGCCCAGGTCGGCCGGCTCACCGACCTCGCGGGGGTGGGCCTGCTCGTCGTCCCGCCGGACCGGGTGCTGCCGGCGGCCGCGGTGGTGCTGGACCACGAGCGCGCCGACCTGCCGGCGCTCAGGGTGCACGTCGACCCCGGCCGGGTGGGGCTCGTGCCCGGGTCGCCCGGGGAGATCCCCGCCGTCGTCGAGCTGCCCGGCGACACCCCCGTCCTGCTCGACCTCGTCGTCGCGGCCGGCACGCCGCACCGCGCCCGGACGGTGGGGGTGGTGGCCGCCCACGGCGGGGCAGGGGCCTCCGTGCTCGCCGCCGCCCTCGCCAGGGCGGCCGTCGACGACGGCGCGGCGACCGCGCTGGTCGACCTCGACCCGGCCGGCGGCGGCCTCGACGTCCTCCTCGGGCTCGAGCACGACCCCGGCCGGCGGTGGGCCGACCTGCGGGCCGAGCGGGGCGCGCTGCTGCCCGAGCGGCTGGCCCTCGCCCTGCCGTCCTGGCACCTCGTCCGGGTGCTCTCGGGAGACCAGCGCGGTGGGGTCGACCCGGCCGACCTCGTGGCCCGCTCCGCCGTGCGCGCGCTGGGCCAGGGGCACGACCTCGTCGTCCTGGACCTGCCGCGCCAGGTGCTCGCCGGCGGCGAGGCGGCCCGGACGTGGCTCGGCTGGTGCGGCGACGTCGTCCTCGTCGCCGGCGGTGGTGTCCGCGGCGCTGCCGCGGCCCGGGCGGGCGCCGCCGCGCTCGGGGCGAGCGGCTCCCGTGGACACCTCGTGGTCCGCGCCGGCGCGGTCGAGAGCGAGGAGGTGGCCGACCACGCCGGGCTCGGCCGGGCCGTGCGGCTGCGTGAGCAGCGGGGCCTGGCGGCGGGTGTCGAGCGCGGGCTCGCCCCCGGCGACCAGCGCCGCGGGCCGCTGCGCGCCGCGGCGTCTTCCGTGCTGCGCGACCTCGGACCGTGGCCGTGA
- a CDS encoding type II secretion system F family protein → MTDVVVLVLALVAASPWVLRRRRPGHRRPARARRGAGAVDVAVLLDLADAALEAGASVPGTLEALGRALGGEVAGSHGTVLRRAGGALRLGAPWDEAWAGVPPALVPLADALEPAWVEGSAPGPLLRRAAAAVRAGRHRRAQVAAARMAVRLVLPLGLCFLPAFVLLGVVPVVAAAGGGLLGG, encoded by the coding sequence GTGACTGACGTGGTCGTCCTCGTCCTCGCTCTCGTCGCCGCCTCGCCCTGGGTCCTCCGCCGCCGGCGGCCCGGGCACCGGCGCCCGGCCCGGGCCCGGCGCGGTGCCGGCGCCGTCGACGTCGCCGTCCTGCTGGACCTGGCTGACGCGGCCCTCGAGGCCGGTGCGTCGGTCCCGGGCACGCTCGAGGCGCTGGGCCGTGCCCTCGGGGGCGAGGTGGCCGGGTCGCACGGCACCGTCCTGCGGCGAGCGGGCGGCGCGCTGCGGCTCGGCGCACCGTGGGACGAGGCCTGGGCCGGCGTCCCGCCCGCGCTCGTCCCGCTGGCGGACGCCCTCGAGCCCGCCTGGGTCGAGGGGTCGGCACCGGGCCCGCTGCTGCGGCGCGCCGCCGCGGCCGTCCGCGCGGGACGGCACCGCCGCGCCCAGGTGGCGGCCGCCCGCATGGCGGTGCGGCTCGTCCTGCCGCTGGGGCTGTGCTTCCTGCCGGCGTTCGTCCTCCTCGGCGTGGTCCCGGTGGTGGCCGCCGCCGGCGGCGGCCTCCTCGGCGGCTGA
- a CDS encoding DUF4244 domain-containing protein has product MRAVRRRWGGVRASMVRRARTLRREAGMATAEYAIGTVAAASIASVLLWILKSDWVRELVADLIRKALGLG; this is encoded by the coding sequence ATGCGAGCAGTGCGACGGCGTTGGGGAGGGGTGCGGGCATCGATGGTGCGTCGTGCCCGGACGCTGCGGCGTGAGGCGGGGATGGCGACGGCGGAGTACGCCATCGGCACGGTGGCGGCGGCGTCCATCGCCAGCGTCCTGCTGTGGATCCTCAAGAGCGACTGGGTCCGCGAGCTCGTCGCGGACCTCATCCGCAAGGCGCTCGGCCTGGGATGA
- a CDS encoding Fic family protein produces the protein MSSDVVPALERLALLDGVPEAAARAREAAADLRWHEGLRRRWREARAEAAVRSAVAGASLDGARAPASWLRGRVAAGDVDPAAARAEEAAVLAAWRAQVHAGALFGDLGGRAPRAPGAEVMAGLHRDLTAHLVAAGALVAGDVGRPRTTGRARDAPGGDEPVGVELEARTALIVAVLDAEAAPGLVRAAVVHAEVATARPFVTANGQLARVLARLVLVRSGLDPTGVALPDETHAGDALAYRRALAAYATGTAEGVATWLVHQAEAVTAGARAGAGLATGVLAGRPA, from the coding sequence GTGAGCAGCGACGTCGTCCCCGCCCTCGAGCGGCTCGCGCTGCTAGACGGTGTGCCCGAGGCCGCGGCCCGAGCCCGGGAGGCCGCCGCGGACCTGCGCTGGCACGAGGGGCTGCGGCGTCGCTGGCGCGAGGCGAGGGCGGAGGCAGCGGTGCGCTCCGCCGTCGCCGGGGCCTCTCTCGACGGTGCCCGCGCTCCGGCGTCCTGGCTACGTGGCCGGGTGGCGGCCGGCGACGTCGACCCCGCCGCCGCGCGGGCCGAGGAGGCCGCCGTGCTCGCCGCCTGGCGTGCCCAGGTCCACGCCGGCGCGCTCTTCGGCGACCTGGGCGGACGCGCCCCGCGCGCCCCCGGTGCCGAGGTGATGGCCGGGCTGCACCGGGACCTCACCGCGCACCTGGTCGCGGCCGGTGCCCTGGTAGCCGGTGACGTCGGCCGGCCGCGGACCACCGGCCGGGCCCGCGACGCCCCGGGCGGGGACGAGCCGGTCGGCGTCGAGCTCGAGGCGCGCACCGCCCTCATCGTCGCCGTGCTCGACGCCGAGGCGGCGCCTGGTCTGGTGCGCGCCGCCGTCGTCCACGCCGAGGTCGCCACGGCCCGGCCCTTCGTGACGGCCAACGGCCAGCTCGCGCGGGTCCTGGCCCGCCTCGTCCTCGTGCGCAGCGGTCTCGACCCCACCGGCGTCGCCCTGCCCGACGAGACGCACGCGGGCGACGCGCTCGCCTACCGGCGGGCGCTCGCCGCCTACGCGACGGGCACCGCCGAGGGGGTGGCCACCTGGCTGGTGCACCAGGCCGAGGCGGTGACCGCCGGCGCCCGGGCCGGTGCCGGGCTGGCGACGGGTGTCCTCGCCGGCCGACCGGCGTAG
- a CDS encoding TadA family conjugal transfer-associated ATPase: protein MSQPGGAAVVARVRAAVAGGTPLAGALAEGAARTVGVRGLLDLDADVRAHLRGAGPLQHLLDDPRVTDVLVNGAGGVWLDRGDGLERVDVGDPALADPAAVRALAARLAAASGQRLDDASPVVDGTLPDGTRLHAVLPPLSADGTLISLRTHRARVFSLTELTSSGTVPADVEPVLRALVDRRANVLVSGATGSGKTTLLAALLGLVPGRERIVCIEESAELRPDHPHVVHLQVRRANVQRVGEVPLSELVRAAMRMRPDRLVLGECRGAEVRDVLGALNTGHDGGFATVHANASADVPARLVALGALAGMAEPTVAAQAASALDAVVHLRRDPAGRRRVAEVAVLGRVGAELRCEVALAATADGVRPGPGWGRLQERLGAGRPPSPGRHAAGGTP from the coding sequence GTGAGCCAGCCCGGCGGGGCGGCCGTCGTCGCGCGGGTGCGGGCCGCGGTGGCTGGAGGAACCCCGCTGGCCGGTGCGCTCGCGGAGGGGGCCGCCCGCACGGTGGGGGTCCGCGGGCTGCTCGACCTCGACGCGGACGTCCGCGCCCACCTGCGCGGCGCAGGACCGCTCCAGCACCTCCTGGACGACCCACGCGTGACCGACGTCCTCGTCAACGGTGCCGGTGGGGTCTGGCTCGACCGCGGCGACGGGCTCGAGCGGGTGGACGTGGGAGACCCCGCCCTCGCCGATCCCGCCGCCGTCCGGGCGCTGGCCGCCCGGCTCGCCGCGGCCAGCGGCCAGCGGCTCGACGACGCGAGCCCGGTCGTCGACGGCACCCTGCCCGACGGCACCCGCCTGCACGCCGTGCTGCCCCCGCTCTCGGCCGACGGCACCCTCATCTCGCTGCGCACCCACCGCGCGCGCGTCTTCAGCCTGACCGAGCTCACGTCGTCGGGGACCGTGCCGGCGGACGTCGAGCCCGTGCTGCGCGCCCTCGTGGACCGGCGGGCCAACGTCCTGGTCTCCGGCGCCACCGGGTCGGGCAAGACCACCCTGCTCGCCGCCCTGCTCGGCCTCGTGCCCGGTCGCGAGCGCATCGTGTGCATCGAGGAGTCCGCCGAGCTGCGGCCCGACCACCCGCACGTCGTCCACCTGCAGGTCCGCCGGGCCAACGTCCAGCGCGTCGGCGAGGTGCCTCTCAGCGAGCTCGTCCGGGCGGCGATGCGGATGCGCCCCGACCGCCTCGTGCTGGGCGAGTGCCGCGGGGCGGAGGTGCGGGACGTCCTGGGCGCCCTCAACACCGGCCACGACGGCGGCTTCGCCACGGTCCACGCGAACGCCTCGGCGGACGTCCCGGCCCGGCTCGTGGCGCTCGGCGCCCTCGCCGGGATGGCCGAGCCCACCGTCGCGGCCCAGGCCGCCAGCGCTCTCGACGCCGTCGTCCACCTACGGCGCGATCCGGCCGGCCGGCGCCGGGTCGCCGAGGTGGCGGTCCTGGGCCGCGTGGGCGCCGAGCTGCGCTGCGAGGTCGCCCTCGCCGCCACGGCGGACGGGGTGCGGCCCGGGCCGGGCTGGGGGCGTCTGCAGGAGCGGCTGGGAGCCGGGCGCCCGCCCTCGCCCGGCCGCCACGCCGCAGGAGGCACCCCGTGA